The following coding sequences are from one Bacteroidota bacterium window:
- a CDS encoding T9SS type A sorting domain-containing protein, whose protein sequence is MKNLFLFALALISLSVSAGNMTTKLIVNNPICHSGNDGTIDLFVFGGNAPLTYTWDNGLPATASHSNLAAGTYSFTVTDSTGDVVSGSVVIAEPNDIAVTPNVLDVTTPGGNDGSIGLNVGGGTPIYAYSWSNNVHDRNISSLTSGTYDVEITDAAGCSKTFSFLVSEPNGFLIEKPEVKYLISKGSFQDGNNYAKNGGATGVEDVKQGTVLVYPNPANNFFKIALQPGTETQIALMTPNGQVVAQKNATTTETEMNVSGLPNGNYIMSIRNESGVTNKLVSVLK, encoded by the coding sequence ATGAAAAATCTATTCCTCTTCGCTCTTGCCCTTATATCTCTTTCTGTATCGGCCGGAAACATGACGACGAAGCTGATCGTGAACAATCCTATCTGCCACAGTGGTAATGATGGTACGATTGATTTGTTCGTGTTTGGCGGCAATGCTCCGCTTACTTATACTTGGGATAACGGACTTCCGGCTACTGCTTCGCACAGCAATTTGGCGGCGGGTACTTATTCTTTCACGGTGACAGATAGTACCGGCGATGTGGTTTCGGGATCGGTGGTGATTGCAGAGCCGAACGATATTGCGGTGACTCCAAATGTGTTGGATGTAACCACTCCGGGCGGAAACGATGGATCCATCGGGTTGAATGTAGGAGGTGGAACGCCAATCTATGCTTATAGCTGGAGCAATAATGTGCATGATCGCAATATTTCTAGTTTGACTTCTGGTACTTATGATGTCGAAATTACGGATGCAGCAGGTTGCAGCAAAACGTTCAGTTTCTTGGTGAGCGAGCCAAATGGTTTCTTGATTGAGAAGCCGGAAGTGAAATATTTGATTTCTAAAGGCAGTTTTCAGGATGGCAATAATTATGCGAAGAACGGAGGTGCTACGGGTGTAGAGGATGTAAAGCAGGGAACGGTTTTGGTTTATCCTAATCCGGCAAATAACTTCTTCAAGATTGCTCTTCAGCCGGGCACTGAAACTCAAATCGCACTAATGACTCCAAACGGACAGGTGGTGGCACAGAAGAACGCGACAACTACTGAAACGGAAATGAATGTCTCTGGCCTTCCGAATGGTAACTACATCATGAGTATTCGCAACGAAAGCGGCGTGACCAACAAATTGGTGAGCGTTCTCAAATAA
- a CDS encoding hotdog fold thioesterase yields the protein MIWKVKPTLEDAHIFSSKHIGDHLGIAITEVGDDYIKGTMPVDHRTVQPFGLLHGGASCVLAETLGSVGGLFCVDQEKYRVVGIEINANHIRGVNKGFVTGTASPVYIGKTIHVWEIKIVNPKEQMVCISRLTLAVHRKVY from the coding sequence ATGATTTGGAAAGTAAAGCCCACGCTCGAAGACGCGCACATTTTCTCCAGCAAACACATAGGCGACCATCTCGGCATCGCGATTACCGAAGTCGGAGATGACTATATCAAAGGCACCATGCCCGTTGACCACAGAACCGTGCAGCCCTTTGGCTTGCTGCATGGTGGCGCCTCCTGCGTATTGGCAGAAACCCTCGGAAGCGTAGGTGGTTTGTTTTGTGTTGACCAAGAGAAATATAGAGTCGTAGGTATTGAGATAAACGCCAACCATATCCGCGGCGTGAACAAAGGCTTCGTTACCGGCACCGCCAGTCCAGTCTATATCGGAAAGACAATACACGTTTGGGAAATAAAAATTGTGAACCCAAAAGAACAGATGGTCTGCATCAGCCGCCTGACGTTGGCGGTTCATCGCAAAGTCTATTAA
- a CDS encoding saccharopine dehydrogenase NADP-binding domain-containing protein, which translates to MQKTRQRANTCAIAFDFQDESGRRRLIADADIVISMLPATMHVIIAEDCLKLKRNLVTPSYISDAMLGMDEDVKKEGLIFMNEIGLDPGIDHMSALQAIARLKDEGKEITGFLSHTGGLVAPENDDNGWHYKVTWNPRNVVLAGQGEGKILYMKDGEKVELHYEDLLNIR; encoded by the coding sequence ATGCAAAAAACTCGCCAGCGCGCTAACACCTGCGCGATTGCTTTTGACTTTCAGGATGAGTCAGGAAGAAGGCGATTGATTGCAGATGCAGATATTGTGATCTCTATGTTGCCGGCAACGATGCACGTTATTATTGCTGAAGACTGTTTGAAACTGAAACGCAACTTGGTGACTCCATCCTACATATCAGATGCGATGTTGGGGATGGATGAGGATGTGAAGAAGGAGGGATTGATTTTTATGAATGAAATCGGTCTCGACCCCGGTATAGATCACATGAGCGCCCTCCAGGCGATTGCCAGACTGAAAGATGAGGGCAAGGAGATTACTGGATTTCTTTCGCATACGGGTGGACTGGTAGCTCCGGAAAATGATGATAACGGTTGGCATTATAAGGTTACATGGAATCCGCGCAATGTGGTGTTGGCAGGTCAGGGCGAAGGCAAGATACTTTATATGAAAGATGGGGAGAAGGTGGAATTGCATTATGAAGACCTTTTAAACATACGCTGA
- a CDS encoding acyl-CoA carboxylase subunit beta, translating to MKKEIDRLKEKKAAAMMGGGQSRIDSQHKKGKLNARERIDLLMDPDSFEEIGMLVEHRTKDFDMDKEIYLGDGVVTGYGMVNGRMVYVFSQDFTVFGGSLSETHAEKICKIMDLAMKNGAPVIGLNDSGGARIQEGVSSLGGYADIFYRNTIASGVIPQISAIMGPCAGGAVYSPAITDFILMVEHTSYMFVTGPNVVKTVTHEDVTSEELGGAQAHGVKSGVTHFTCANDADCIASIKKLLSYLPQNCEDRAPAYPYTLGDETRHKLDSVIPENPNQPYDIRDIIHEISDTGSFMEVHQHYAENIVVGFARLAGRSIGIVANQPAVLAGVLDISSSNKGARFVRFCDCFNIPLLTLVDVPGFLPGTDQEWRGIISSGAKLLFAFSEATVPKITVIVRKAYGGAYDVMNSKHIGADMNYAWPNAEIAVMGAKGAAEIIFKKAISAAKDPEEKMKEVVNLYAENFAHPYKAAARGFIDEVIEPSKTRTRLIRAFKMTENKAVKLPRKKHGNIPL from the coding sequence ATGAAGAAAGAGATAGATAGACTGAAAGAGAAAAAGGCTGCTGCGATGATGGGCGGCGGGCAAAGCCGTATTGACAGCCAGCATAAGAAAGGAAAACTGAACGCTCGCGAGCGGATAGATTTGCTGATGGATCCCGACAGCTTTGAAGAAATTGGCATGTTGGTGGAACACCGCACCAAAGACTTTGATATGGATAAAGAAATTTATCTGGGAGATGGGGTAGTCACTGGTTATGGAATGGTGAACGGTAGAATGGTCTATGTCTTTTCTCAGGACTTTACGGTCTTCGGTGGGTCACTTTCTGAAACTCACGCAGAGAAGATATGTAAGATCATGGACTTGGCGATGAAGAACGGTGCGCCGGTCATCGGTTTGAATGACTCTGGTGGAGCACGCATTCAGGAGGGCGTCAGTTCTTTGGGCGGTTATGCTGATATTTTCTATCGAAATACGATTGCCTCGGGAGTTATCCCTCAGATTTCTGCCATCATGGGCCCTTGTGCAGGCGGAGCAGTTTATTCGCCAGCCATCACTGACTTTATCCTGATGGTAGAGCATACTTCCTACATGTTTGTTACAGGCCCCAACGTGGTTAAGACGGTGACTCACGAGGATGTGACAAGTGAAGAACTGGGAGGTGCTCAGGCGCATGGAGTAAAATCGGGGGTTACGCATTTTACCTGTGCAAATGATGCGGATTGTATTGCCTCCATTAAGAAACTGTTGAGTTACTTGCCTCAGAATTGCGAAGATCGAGCACCAGCCTATCCTTATACTTTGGGCGATGAGACCAGACACAAACTCGATTCTGTAATTCCTGAGAACCCAAATCAGCCTTATGATATTCGCGATATTATCCATGAAATATCCGATACGGGTTCTTTCATGGAGGTGCATCAACATTACGCAGAGAATATTGTAGTGGGCTTTGCTCGTTTGGCAGGTCGCAGCATTGGTATCGTGGCCAACCAACCAGCTGTATTGGCTGGAGTGCTTGATATTTCTTCCAGTAACAAGGGTGCACGTTTTGTTCGCTTTTGTGATTGCTTCAACATTCCATTATTGACCTTGGTGGATGTTCCTGGTTTCTTGCCGGGTACAGACCAAGAATGGCGAGGAATTATCAGCAGTGGAGCTAAACTGCTTTTCGCTTTCAGCGAAGCGACGGTACCTAAGATAACGGTGATTGTGCGTAAGGCGTACGGTGGAGCATACGATGTGATGAATTCAAAGCATATAGGGGCTGATATGAATTATGCGTGGCCCAATGCGGAAATTGCGGTAATGGGAGCAAAGGGAGCGGCTGAAATTATTTTTAAGAAAGCGATATCAGCAGCGAAGGACCCGGAAGAAAAGATGAAGGAGGTAGTGAACTTGTATGCTGAGAACTTTGCTCATCCATACAAAGCGGCGGCTCGTGGATTTATTGATGAAGTAATTGAGCCATCCAAAACACGCACCCGCCTTATCCGTGCCTTTAAAATGACTGAAAACAAAGCAGTGAAATTGCCGAGAAAGAAACACGGGAATATTCCCTTGTAA
- a CDS encoding HAMP domain-containing histidine kinase has product MLPVLLLTAVVIVILKPSPNNLRSASEEIQQRVSEIENSFNNLSQNDTLYKDLEKFNTESQALQLAENQGIAIFYYHFDSLLFWTDHHTFLPSSPGALPNGTSFLKLKNGWYVVIKHTVQKSGKVMIGAAPIKWQYPFENHFLKNAFSAPLKLTEDIELSVQKLPGSVPIYNQHSDILFYIYRLEHKDGTQINFALLLAQVMLLIIAFYYIHYFAVRIVHKKGFARGFIYLFISAGVIRAVLLILGQPSEFYHLELFQPKHYASSVFSKSLGDLFINSSILIWMVLFAAFYRSDSENRKPVSSLKAIASVVTIFLLTAGLLWIFKSLVIDSVISFEVYNILSLSPFSLLGLLSLSLLLMGHLIISKYLIHILRTSETRWGIVVGVIIFCGIAFALSAVYSSYWQAIIFTALWCTFYILAIYRLMESSSGYSVKNLLIIISLYSLLSAYLIENFYEHHERTYRKYFASKLVSERDFIAEFLFNDIYTRLEQDTFLRNYFANPITPKKEITDRLNSVYFSGYLNKYEIMAFAKNRSGLLLRNSDTTRIDYLLPSNLLGADSTDRLFYTSDSSKNFSYFSYIPYYEDTVLIGTLVIQLNPKNYYGQNVYPELLLGNNVSNLPNNRRYNYAIYHREQLVSQHGEYPYPYFWNKAFVFSGLPYQYIDVGDWEHIIYQFGSDTKVIVTEHQEGLFEPIATFSYLFTFYFLMAILVLGLFNLLNRSEVTQERFSFFYVSFRTRINYSILLITVASFVIITLVTISFLKKQYDNNYSDRLLRKEKVIHSSIEYFLRQHEQATLLLSDDNFRNTLNFEITRQAEMNDIDVNIYSPDGDLIVASQPAIYDHGLVSRKMNPHAFFLLSSEKAAQTTEEENIGSLGYLATYAPIRDLAGKTIAYLGIPYFTRSKNIYEDVSSFLVALMNAYVFLLICAALVAYFISNSITKPLTIISEKLRQLNLTKKNEPIQWNSRDEIGVLVKEYNKMISELENSAQELAKGEREIAWREMAKQIAHEIKNPLTPMKLSIQYLQRAIDSGDPNIAQLSRKVARTLEEQIENLSSIASAFSSFAKMPKTQNELINLNELLQSISDLFGREEKTFITFSTDSKSPVVFADKNQLVSVFNNLIKNALQSIPETRIGFVDIHVKEEDGWVVITVSDNGQGIPHELYEKVFVPNFTTKSSGTGLGLAITKQIIDGTGGRIWFESSENIGTTFYIRLRMKIEL; this is encoded by the coding sequence GTGCTACCTGTATTGCTACTCACGGCAGTAGTAATAGTGATATTAAAACCATCGCCCAACAATTTACGTAGTGCGTCTGAAGAAATTCAACAAAGAGTCAGTGAGATTGAGAACAGTTTTAATAATCTGAGCCAGAACGACACACTCTATAAAGATTTAGAAAAGTTCAATACAGAAAGTCAAGCGCTCCAATTGGCTGAGAACCAGGGTATCGCAATATTTTATTATCATTTTGATTCGCTACTCTTTTGGACAGATCATCACACATTCCTACCCTCCTCACCCGGCGCACTCCCCAATGGAACTTCATTCTTAAAGTTAAAAAATGGATGGTATGTAGTGATAAAGCATACGGTTCAAAAGTCAGGGAAAGTAATGATTGGGGCAGCACCCATCAAATGGCAATATCCCTTTGAAAACCACTTTTTGAAAAATGCATTTTCTGCTCCGCTCAAACTGACAGAAGATATTGAATTGAGTGTGCAAAAATTACCGGGTTCGGTTCCAATTTACAACCAACATAGTGATATACTATTTTACATCTACCGTTTAGAGCATAAGGATGGTACTCAAATAAACTTCGCTTTGCTTTTGGCGCAGGTGATGCTTTTAATTATTGCGTTTTACTATATTCATTATTTCGCAGTACGGATTGTACACAAGAAGGGCTTTGCCCGTGGATTTATCTATCTCTTTATTTCAGCGGGAGTGATTCGCGCGGTTTTGCTGATTTTGGGCCAGCCTTCTGAGTTTTATCACTTGGAGTTATTTCAACCGAAACACTACGCCTCATCTGTATTTTCTAAGTCGCTCGGCGATCTCTTCATTAACAGTTCAATTTTGATTTGGATGGTGTTGTTTGCTGCTTTTTACAGATCCGATTCGGAAAATCGCAAACCGGTGAGCAGTCTTAAAGCAATTGCCTCTGTAGTCACCATATTCCTGCTAACCGCAGGATTGCTATGGATATTCAAGTCACTAGTGATTGATTCGGTTATTTCGTTCGAGGTATATAACATCCTTAGTCTTAGCCCATTTAGCTTGTTAGGCTTACTAAGCCTCTCTTTGTTGTTAATGGGGCATTTGATTATTTCTAAATATCTAATCCACATTTTGCGAACCTCAGAAACAAGATGGGGCATTGTTGTTGGAGTTATCATTTTCTGTGGAATAGCCTTTGCACTGAGTGCGGTTTATTCCTCCTACTGGCAAGCAATCATTTTTACTGCTCTTTGGTGCACATTTTATATTCTGGCGATTTATCGTTTGATGGAATCAAGTTCCGGCTATTCTGTAAAGAACCTGTTGATTATCATTTCCCTTTACAGTCTGCTATCTGCCTATTTAATTGAGAACTTTTATGAACATCATGAAAGAACCTATCGAAAATATTTCGCCAGTAAACTGGTAAGTGAGCGAGACTTTATCGCAGAATTCTTGTTCAATGATATTTACACCCGTTTAGAACAGGATACTTTTCTGCGCAATTACTTTGCCAACCCAATTACTCCTAAAAAGGAAATTACGGACCGTTTAAACTCTGTGTACTTTTCGGGATACCTTAATAAGTATGAGATAATGGCTTTTGCCAAAAATCGATCTGGACTTCTTCTCAGAAACTCAGATACTACTAGAATTGATTATCTCCTTCCATCAAATTTACTTGGAGCAGACAGTACCGACCGTCTATTCTACACATCCGATAGTAGCAAGAACTTTTCCTATTTCTCATACATCCCCTATTATGAGGACACCGTATTGATTGGAACTTTAGTGATTCAACTCAATCCCAAGAATTATTACGGACAAAACGTTTATCCTGAATTACTGTTGGGGAACAATGTGTCGAACCTGCCGAACAACCGGCGTTACAACTATGCTATTTACCACCGCGAGCAATTGGTCAGCCAGCATGGAGAATATCCTTATCCCTATTTTTGGAATAAGGCGTTCGTTTTCAGCGGACTGCCTTATCAGTATATTGATGTGGGTGATTGGGAACATATCATCTATCAATTTGGTAGTGACACAAAGGTGATTGTTACCGAACATCAGGAAGGTTTGTTTGAACCGATTGCCACTTTTTCCTATCTTTTTACTTTCTATTTTTTGATGGCAATATTAGTTCTGGGCCTATTCAATCTTTTAAATCGGTCGGAAGTAACCCAAGAGCGATTTAGTTTCTTCTACGTTTCATTTAGAACACGAATTAACTATTCCATACTGCTCATAACTGTAGCTTCTTTCGTTATTATTACTCTGGTGACGATTAGCTTCTTAAAAAAGCAGTATGACAATAATTATTCTGACCGTCTATTACGGAAAGAAAAAGTCATTCATTCAAGTATAGAATATTTTCTCCGGCAACACGAACAAGCAACTCTCCTTCTTTCCGATGACAATTTCCGGAACACTCTAAACTTTGAAATAACTCGACAGGCAGAAATGAACGATATTGACGTGAATATATATAGTCCAGACGGTGATCTAATTGTCGCCTCACAGCCAGCAATTTACGATCATGGATTAGTGTCGAGAAAGATGAATCCGCATGCCTTCTTCTTGTTGTCAAGCGAAAAGGCAGCCCAGACTACTGAAGAAGAAAACATCGGCTCTTTAGGTTACCTTGCTACTTATGCGCCAATCAGAGATCTTGCAGGAAAAACAATTGCCTACTTAGGAATCCCGTATTTCACCAGATCAAAGAATATTTATGAAGATGTATCTTCGTTTCTTGTGGCTTTGATGAATGCCTATGTGTTCTTGTTGATTTGCGCCGCCTTAGTGGCTTATTTTATCTCTAATTCCATAACTAAACCGCTCACAATTATCAGTGAAAAGCTGCGACAATTAAATCTAACTAAAAAGAATGAGCCTATTCAATGGAATAGTCGCGATGAAATAGGTGTGCTGGTCAAAGAATATAACAAGATGATTAGCGAACTGGAAAACAGCGCACAGGAATTGGCTAAAGGAGAACGAGAAATCGCCTGGAGAGAAATGGCAAAACAGATTGCCCATGAAATTAAAAATCCTCTTACCCCTATGAAGTTGAGTATCCAATATCTTCAAAGAGCCATTGATTCCGGCGATCCAAATATTGCCCAATTATCTCGAAAAGTGGCTCGGACGCTGGAAGAACAAATTGAAAATCTATCATCCATCGCCTCGGCCTTTTCCTCCTTTGCCAAAATGCCCAAGACCCAAAATGAATTAATTAACCTGAACGAATTACTTCAGTCCATATCCGATTTGTTTGGCCGAGAAGAGAAAACTTTCATCACCTTTTCCACCGACTCTAAATCACCAGTGGTTTTTGCAGACAAGAATCAATTGGTCAGCGTATTTAATAATCTGATAAAGAACGCATTACAGAGTATTCCCGAAACCCGGATAGGCTTTGTTGATATTCATGTTAAAGAGGAAGATGGATGGGTGGTTATCACTGTAAGCGACAATGGGCAAGGCATTCCACATGAACTCTATGAAAAGGTCTTTGTCCCGAATTTTACTACGAAATCATCCGGTACTGGTCTGGGCTTAGCCATCACTAAGCAGATAATAGATGGCACTGGTGGTAGAATATGGTTTGAGTCCTCCGAGAATATAGGAACCACATTCTATATACGCCTTAGAATGAAGATTGAGTTATAA
- a CDS encoding low molecular weight phosphotyrosine protein phosphatase codes for MPLKLLFVCYASICRSPMAAGLMRHNAKIYNLDWEIKAAGVSAEYKDSHPHPSAVKCMRKHGVDITTFSSTLLTREDILKYDIIYAMDGVIYASIYLHTHTPEEKKKIKLMMSEVYPDRDVDIFDPYHGGESGYSYVYEMIDQATDKIIEHYKDKTAL; via the coding sequence ATGCCATTAAAGCTACTATTTGTTTGTTATGCGAGTATTTGTCGTTCTCCGATGGCAGCAGGGCTGATGAGGCATAATGCTAAAATTTATAACCTAGATTGGGAGATTAAAGCCGCAGGAGTCAGTGCGGAATATAAGGACAGCCACCCACATCCGAGTGCCGTAAAATGTATGAGGAAGCATGGAGTTGATATAACTACTTTTTCCTCTACACTTCTCACCCGCGAGGACATTCTTAAGTACGATATAATCTATGCTATGGATGGAGTTATATATGCTTCCATATACCTTCATACCCATACTCCTGAAGAAAAGAAAAAAATAAAGTTAATGATGAGTGAGGTATATCCAGACCGGGATGTAGATATTTTTGATCCATACCACGGAGGAGAATCCGGATATAGCTATGTATATGAGATGATAGACCAGGCGACAGATAAAATTATTGAACATTATAAAGACAAGACTGCTCTTTAA